Proteins co-encoded in one Myxococcota bacterium genomic window:
- the groES gene encoding co-chaperone GroES yields MKIRPLQDRLVLRPSEGEEKTAGGIIIPDSAKEKPQQGVVVAAGKGKVQDDGRLTPLDVKVGDRVLYGKYSGTEITVSGEKHVILREEDVLAILG; encoded by the coding sequence ATGAAGATCCGACCGCTGCAGGACCGGCTGGTCCTGCGGCCCAGTGAAGGTGAAGAGAAGACCGCCGGCGGGATCATCATCCCCGACTCCGCCAAGGAGAAGCCCCAGCAGGGTGTCGTGGTGGCCGCAGGCAAGGGCAAGGTCCAGGACGACGGCCGGCTCACCCCCCTCGACGTGAAGGTCGGCGACCGCGTCCTCTACGGGAAGTACTCCGGCACGGAAATCACCGTGTCCGGCGAGAAACACGTGATCCTGCGCGAGGAAGACGTCCTCGCGATCCTCGGCTGA